The sequence below is a genomic window from Halalkalicoccus jeotgali B3.
GAAACACCCGGTAGACGAACCATCGTCACGCAACTCTTCCGACTCGGGAGTCTCGGTCTCATCAGTGCGATTGCCTCGCTCGTCCTGTCGTTCACTCGGAGCGGCGGTGATGATTTCCTCAGTATTGTGTATATCGTCGCGGGATCTGTCATACTATTTCTCGTTGCGAGGAGTTCGTGGCTCAATAGTGTCGTCACGCCAATCATCAAGCGGATACTCAACCGGAGGACTGACCTCGAAATCCGTGATTATGCACAGGTTCTCGGACTTCGGGACGAGTATCGCATTGCAGAAATCGATGCTGACGAAGGGGATTGGATCACTGGAAGCCCACTGGCTGAATTAAATCTCCCTGACGAGGGAGTTCGCGTATTAGCTATTGAGAGGAAAGATGGGTCATATATCGGTGCTCCGGGGTCTGATAGCGAGATACAGCCGGGTGATACGGCTGTGTTCTACGGACAGGAACATAGACTGCAAGAACTCTCAGATCGTGACCAAAGCGATACTCAAGCACATGAGGATGCCGTTGAAGAGCACGACGAATACGTCAAAGAACAGGAACCGTCTGAGGGGTAGTGGAATTAACTTCTCCTGTAACCAACACTTCCCTACTTACAGGGTGACACTCCCACGATGAAACGGGGACGAGAGTGTTAGTCGAATCATTATCCTCTATCGAGGATTAATCTCTCGGTTGATACTCAACTCCGGGTTCAAAAACACCTGTTTTCCATACCGATACCAAAACCCCCGCTCTTTATATACTGAATCGCGGTACGAATAGGGTGTCCGAACACCCCATGCAGATCGCCGCCTACGTCCGCGTCTCGACCGACGACCAGAACGAGAATCGCCAGATGCGTGCGATCCGACAGAAGTACAACGGGGAGGAGACCTCGAACCAGATCGAGTGGTTCTGTGACCTCGGTGAAAGTGGGGCCTCAACGTCGCGCCAGGAATACCAGCGCCTCCGCGAGCACGTTGCCGAGTACGATGTAGTGGTCGCGCACGAGCTCGATCGGCTCGGTCGGTCGTTCGCCGACCTCGCCGGGTTCGTCGAGGACCTCCGCGAGAAGGGCATCGACATCGACCTCGTGAACCAACCTATCGGGACCGTCGGGGAGGACGACTGGATGGCCGAGATGATGCTCAACATGATGATGGTGTTCGCCGATGCCGAGCGCAAGATGATTCGCTCGCGTGTCCAGGAGGGCATCGACGCCGCCATCGCCGACGGCAAGCGCGTTGGTCGCCCACCCTTCGGCTACACCGTCGAGGACGGCTTCCTCCAGCAGATTCCCGCCGAATACGTTCGTGCCCAGACGTTTATCCGCGAGGTGCGCAAGGGCCGCGAGAAACACGCCACCGCCGCCTTTTTCGAAATTCCCGAGTCAGCCGTCCAGAGCGTCCTCGCACGGGCCGAGGCGAACTACGACGTCCCGTTCGACAACGACCAGTGGCGACTCGAACGCGCAAAGGTCAGCGCTGGCGAGAAGGACCTCCCGCCGCTCGATGGCCAGAGCGAACACCCACCCGCACCGACGAGAAGACCAGAACAGTAACTGTTCGTGGGAGAGCAAGCGTTCGGAGTCATCAGTGCGCTTGAGCCAACCGACTCGATCATGAGCAGGTGACAAGGCGGTCGTCGTACTCGGCAGAAACCGATGGGACAACATTCACTGTACTACGGTAGCCGCGTGTACGCAGCGAGCCCTCCGTCCAGTGTTCGTCTGCCGGACGACTTGTGGGTACGGTTAGATATACGATATGGGTACGAAGTCAACGCCAGAGTCGGACTCAGCCGACACAGATGCACGTATCGACGCAAAATCATCCACCACAACCCCGCTGAACGACACGGCGGAGATGGTGGCAGCGGCTCTCGTCGCCGACGCCACCGGCTACAACGACCAGCCCCGGTTTTTCGAGGGCGAACCCGACGGGAGTGGTGATGGTCTCGACGGTTTCGTCGCGGATGTCACGACCATCGCACAGGCACAGTGCGAGCGGTGGAAGAGCTACGCCGATATCGAGACGCTGATCTGCCACCTCCCGATCGATCATCTCACGTTCGCCACACACGATTCGTTAGCGCCGTATTCGGGGCGATATCCGATGGCAGTCCACGTTCGAGCGGCTCTGCTCAAGGAACTCAACGGCTGGGACGAAACCGCACTCCACGACCACCTCCGAGCCCATCCCTCGCTCCGTCAAAAGCTCGGCTTTGAGTCGCTCCCGAATCAATCGACGTTCTGGCGTGCGTGGAACGAACGTTTCAGCGAACAACTTCGTGACGCCGTACAGGAGTGTGCCGATACGATTGTGAGGGCCGCACGCGCCTGTGAGGTGTCGCTTCCCGATCGGATCGAGACTCACGGACCGGCTGACTCCGACCCCGACAGCCGTCCCAAGCACCAGCTTGTCGCCGCAAAGACCGACGAGGTCTGGCAGCAGGCCAAACCGTTCGTGACCGACGCCTTCGCGCTTGACCGCGGCCAGAACTGGCAGATTCATGAGAGCGCCTTCTGGGAACAGCACGCCTACATGGGGATGCGCGAGGACATGTACGCGCGCAGCGGCCCCGCCTCGTTCTCGCTTGATACGACACGAGAGCGGATTCCCACGGGATCGACCCACCGCTATCAGATCGGGAAGCTCTCAGTCGGGGGGATTCGGGAGATGCTGCGCAACACCACGCGGATGTTGATCGCTCGCGCCCGCCAGAACGGCGAGCTCGGCGGGCCGGTCTTTGCGGCTATCGACGTGACCAAGGGATTCCCGTTCACTGGCGACGAAGAGGGCCACGAGGACGACATCCTCGGCTACAAGGACGGCAACGACTACTACCAGTGGGCCGTGCTCAAGATCGTTGGGATGGACGTCCCGCTCGTGCTCGACATTGTCCCGCGCGAACGAGGCCAATCGAAAGACGAGATCGTGGAGAAACTGCTGGAACACACGACCCAAATGGTGGATATCGACCTCGTGATGATGGACCGTGAGTTCGACAGCGACCCAGTGAAAGAGACCTGTGAAGAACACGGCCTCCACTACCTGAATCCGACGCGCATCTTCACGAACAGCGACGAGGCCGAGACCATCGAGTGGATGTACCGCAACGGCAAACGGTTCCACGTCACGGAGGAGAAAGCCGACGAGGGGACGCTCACGCGTAAGCAGGTCTACCTCCCGAAACGGTCGAACTCGGACAACGAGGATGAAGACGACGATCTCTCGGCAGTCTGGACGGAGATATGCGGCGAGTGGGGGTTCGAGGACGTGGAGGGCGAACCGAGCGAAGGGATGTCGTTCTCGCGGCTGCTCGCGGACATCCAACGCGAGGAAGACATCGAAGAGCGCAAGCAGAGAGCACAGAACGGAGACGTCGACACCAGCGAAACCGTCGTCTTCGAGACGAACCACCCCTACGTGACCACCCGCGACGCCGACGGTCAGCAGATGAACGGAAAGGAGTTCATTCACATGATCGAGCGGCTGATCCGGTGGTATCGGCACCGTTGGGGTATTGAGAACGGCTTCAAGAAGCAGAAACACTTCATGGTGCGAACCACCTCGACCGAACGCGACTATCGGTTCTTCAATTTCGCGTTCGCGTGCGTCCTCTATAACGTCTGGCGGCTGGTGGACCTGCTCGTGAAGATCGCCATCGACGGCGAGAACCGCACATACAAGCCCCGAGTGGATGCGAACCAATTTCTGACCGTGGCGAAGCAGTACCACGGGCTCGATCCGCCTGACTGACGCCCGGCCATCCCTGCGACCGCCCGGTCGTGAGCGTCGGCTCTATCGGACGTTCGTTTGTTTCACGCTTTGAGGAACTGATTCTGAGATTGCGGCCCGATTCCGTCAGTGGGTTCTTTGCTACGGCAAGAAAACACCTGCAACGAATGTCCGTTCCGTGCATTCAGCGGCTACCTAGCCGACATCAGCTTACACAGTTCCACGAAGCCAAAGCCAAGGGGATGACTCAGGGAACTATCGACGAAACGCCAAGCGCGTCATCATCCGCTGGATCAACTGGCTCACCTAACGAGACATCGAGCGCTTTGAGCAGCTTGACGAAACCGTCCTCGCCCACTAGGCCGAACATCTCCGCTGTCGTGTCGCCGCAAGCGAAGCCGAGACGACCGACGGGGGTATCGCCCGCTCAACCGCCTAGACCTACTACAAGACGGTCTCAGCCTTTCTCGGCTGGGCCTCCAAATGGGGCTACCTGCAAGAGAACTACGCCCGAGCTAGCCTCGCTCAGGAGTCGATGCCTGAACAGTCCGCATTACAGCAGTCCCAACAACAGTTCTGGGCTCCAGAGCAGCGCACGCAGATCCTCGACTACGTCAACAAGCGTGCTCACGACGCCATCGACGAGAAGGGTTCGATGCTGACCGTGAAGCACGAGATCGCGCTCTCGTCGCCGTCCTCGCATTCACTGGAGTGCGTGCATCCGAAATTTCCGCTCTGAACACGACAATCGTACCGGCCGTCAGGGCATTCGCTGGCGCGACGTCGACCTCGACGAACGGACATCTCCGTCCTCGGGAAGAACCAGCAACGCCAATCCGCATGGCTCCTTGAGCAAGCGATCCCCGCTGTCGAACGCTATCGGACGATCAGTGATCCACCGACCGATGATTGACCGGTCTTTCCCACGAGACACGCGCTATCGCTCTACGAGTGTGCTCGCACGCATCTTTGCGAAGTGGAGGGTAAAGACGAGGAGACGATAGAAGCGGTTCTCGAGGAGAACTCAATCGAGGACGTGTTGCGGGAGTACCGGATGGTCTCACCTGCGATCACGACGACGGGCGCGCGAAGCGTGATGAAACGGCTCTGTGCGGCCGCAGAGCTCGACATTCCGACTCCACTGGAGGGTCCTGGGTATCTCCAACTCCACGGCGCTCGCCGCGGGATCGGTGATATCTTTTATCGGATGGATCATGGCACTGCGCAGGACCTCATGCGCCACCAGAGGCTCGAAACGACCAAAGACCACTATTCACATATCGACGCGACGGGGGGCGCGAAACGTGCGAGTGAAATACTCGACCAGTCTGAAGAGTAAGCTGGTGGGTCGAAGCCTAATAGAGATATCGACAATATCGCTATAGACGACGTTCGCGCCAACGATAATTTTCAGATAGTGTAGATAATAGGATATATAGGGAATATTTAGTGGTGCATAATTCACGCTGTGCGCACAATTTGCAAAATGTGAAAAATGGGTATTGCATCAGATACCTGGAGGACCAGTGAATCCCTTCCTTAGTTACGTAGCACCTCAACTATTTCCTGAACTCGTTGTTCATCAGCCTCAATATCACGTTCACGAAGGATTTGAAGAGCGACCTCGTCAGCGTGATCTGCAACGACCTGAAGGCATGCATCCTGAAACTCTCTGCCTTCAAATTCGGGAAGATCGAACATTGAGCAAGCAGCAGTCACTGACGACCGTGCTCGAGTAAGGTCATGCCACGTCTCATCACGGACATAGAATCCATGCATATCAGTTTCGTCAAACGAAAACGGTGGTCCACTAGTAGATTCGTCTCCATCCGAGTCAACCGGTTGCTGAGGAGATTCAGATTTTTTGTTCACCTGTTGATCATGTTCTTCGACAGGCGAGTTGGTGTCTTCTTCCGAGATAAAATCTTCCTCGGTGTCTAGTGCTTCTTTCTCCGTTTGTTTGAGCTGCTTAGCGACGTCACTAAACCGGTCGTCCTCATCAGTCATGACTGTGTTCCTCCACGAGATCCGCTAAGTAGTCGAAGTTCGGGATCTGATCGCAGTCCTCGTCGAATTCCGAGACTGGTAGTCCCTGTTTGAAAGCCCGAGAAATAGCCGTTCGTTCACGGATCCCAGGCTTCGGGACCTCATCGATACTGCGTTCTGGATCGTCAAGCGCATCGAAAATATCTGGATCAATCTGAGCATATTTGGGAACAAAGGAGCCGAATTCTCGATTGAGGTTCTCAACGAGAATTCGATGCTCGTTGTGCTGACCCATCGTCTCCCGAATCATATTAGGCGTCACGGCGAGGATATCGAGACCAATATTCTCTCGAATCGGCGAAATCTGACGTCCGATCATCTTATTCAGTCCATTGATCGAGCCTGCACGGGGAATAAGCGGGATGATTACCCGTTGGACAGCGATGAGTGCATTGTCGGACAGTTTACCTCGGCCGCCTGCTGCGTCAATGATTACGTAATCGAACCCGTTTTGGATCAGTGGTTCAACTACGTTCCGACGAAGCTTCACGTCTGCAAATCGTTCGTCCTTCAACCTCGTTTCTACGTTCTCCAGATCGTCGTTCGAAGGCAAGAGATAGACTCCGAATTCCGTCTCGATAAGTAACTCGCGGGGATCTTCACCGTCGATGACTGCATCGCCAAGATTTGTATCTCGGTCGTACGCATCATCATACCCCAGCTGAGTGGTCATATGGCCATCTTTATCGAGATCAATCAAGACAGTCTCATGACCTCGAGCTGCGAGCCGATCAGCGATATTGAGTGCGATTGTGGACTTTCCCACCCCACCCTTCAGGAGGGAAATTGCTGCACCAGGAAGTCCTTCGAACTCTCCAGTACTCATTGGCCATCACCAAGATAATATCGAGATATTGCACATTGTATGGGGAATCTAGATTTTGTAGATTTTGTGGGCAATTTAGGTTTTGTAAGCAATGTACGTTTTGTGGAAGTCATATATACCCCATGTAGCTCGCACAACTTAATTCTACGTCAGACGCATCGTCTACATTTTTTACATAATGTAAAAAATCCTCGATCTAGGAATCGTCCCCTGCACCATTTTGCTCCCAATCTGGTTCCAATGGATGACGTAAACAGTGTAGATTTTTCAGATTATGCAAAAAATACAGATTATGTAAGCTATGGAGGTTGTGTCACCAATCCAGAAATCTTGCACTCTACAGAGCAATCGTCAGATTGGACTAATAGACTATTCAATATTGCACATTAGTGAACTACCTTCAAACCAAGAGGAGGATAGATAGTCTCAATCCAAAACCAGGTGCTGCTTCTCTTATTGATACTCCTCGAAAGCCTCCCCTTCGTGAGCTACTAATTCCACTGCGAAGTCGATAGTTCGTGCTCCAAGGCCACTGATTGCATAGTAAGAGTAGGGCTGATGTTTCTCAGGATCCGTCTGTTTCCAGTGTGTGACAAGATTAGTTTCTACAAGCTTGTCAAGATGTGAATGGAGGGCGTTTCCGCTTCGGCCAGTCATGTTAGAGAGTTCCTTTGCACTCATGCCATCGGCGTCCCGAAGTCGATACAAAATGGCGAATCGCAGCGGATGAGCTACCGCCTTAAATCGATCAGTGAAATCGGACAACTCCTGTGGATTCGTCTCTTCGAGTAGCTCTGCTGTAACGTCAGCAATGAGCTGTGAAGCCGTATTCCCCTCCACATCGGTATCCGCTCCTGTGCTTGCCATATGGATCGATAAGAGCTTAGCAAGTAAGAAGGTATCGACTGTTACCTTCGTCTGGATACACCATCTCTAACGTCAAGAAGACGCAATGAGAACAAATGGGTTTTATCCATATGAGCTGTAGAATCTCCTATGCGCGAGTATGATGGGAAGCCGATGCGAGACGTTCTCCTTGAGCGACTTCCTGTTGCCCCTTATCCGAACTTTCTCGTCTATATGATGGGCCCATACACGAAATTCGAGCTGGAGTACGTCCTTTCAGAAGAGACGGACTCAGAGGATGTCAAGGCCGATCTTGGTGCATTTAGCACTGCTGATCAGGAATTCATTACTGAACTCGAGAACCTCTGTTCGTTCCTTCGAGACGACCCAGGTGTGAATGCATTCATCGCTACCGATCCCGAGATTCCCCTTCCTGAGAACAAAGACGACGAAGAGCCGGTGATGAATGCTATTGCACAGTCAAAAGCATATGCTGAAGCCAGCAATGCTATCGCGTTCGTTCTTCCGATCGCTGGCCTCCGAGACGGAGTAAGTGCGGAAATAGGGGCGGTACTTGAGTCAATGGATCTAGAAAATAGTGATCCCGGTCCCTCAGTGAAGGATCCACGTCGATTTCGAATTTTCGCCGAAGCTGGAATTACGAGTACGACGATCTACGCCACAGAAGACGAATATAGCGTGCCGATCGTGGAGTACAGTTCTAAAGAACAGTTACGAAAGGAGCTTCATGAGTTCGTGACGGATGTCGCTATCCTCGAGCAGAACGGAATCCTTCCTCCAGTGCAAGAAGAGAGTAACGAAGAAACGTCCTAGTAGCATTATCTTGTGGAGAGAGTGAGATTGCTCGTAGAGACTGGATCTTCTGAAGGCTATTCATTCTCGTGTTTTAGTACCTTGTGCAACATCGGTTCGACCAAAACGATGTTGCACAAGGTGGCTACGAGATGAAACTCAGACAGATAGTGAGAATCCAGAGAGACACCACTCTTGCAAGTGAAGCTGAGAAATAAGACGGGAGAGGGAGTCAAATGGGAGAATAACTAATCAGATAGATAACAGTTACTCCAACTATTCGAGAGAAGTGCTCAGAACACCAACAGAGAAGAGAAGAACTAGTTACATGTCAACGCTTTAGTTGTAATCATGGACTGTTCTTCTAGCTAGTCTCTCTAGTCTAGTGTTTCACTTGTAACAGTGGTGTGTGTCTATGACTTCACTTGAAACAGATGCAGGGGTGGTTTTATATAGAAAGCATGGGAAGAGTCTCACATGCGTCGGTTCGAGCGGAAGCAAAACATCTTCCGCAATAAAGACGCCCTTGGAGAATCTTATCAGCCCGATCAAATTGAGGAACGCGACGAAGAGATCGATGAGTATATGGATGCTCTTCAACCAGTCGTCGACGGTTGGGAACCGAACAATATCTTCCTCTACGGGAATACTGGCGTTGGGAAAACGGCTGTTACCGACTACCTTCTTGAGAGACTGCAAAATGACGTCTCTGAGTACGAGGATATTGATCTCTCAGTCATCTCGCTCAACTGCAAGACATTGAATTCATCGTACCAGGTAGCTGTTGAACTCGTCAACAAACTTCGACCAGCCGGTGGAGAGATTAGTTCGACAGGATATCCACAACAAACCGTTTTCAAAAAACTGTATAAAGAGTTTGAAGCAATTGGAGGAACGATTCTTTTGGTGCTTGACGAAATCGATTCGATTGGGGCACGTGACGAACTCTTGTATGAGCTGCCACGGGCACGAGCAAACAACAATCTCGATACAGCGAAAGTCGGTGTTATCGGAATTAGCAATGATTTCAAGTTCCGTGATCAACTGGACCCTCGTGTCCAGGATACACTCTGTGAGAGAGAGCTACATTTCCCACCATATGATGCACCTGAACTAGAAAACATCCTTGATTCCCGGGCTGATGTCGCAATTACTGAAGACGGGCTTGAGCAAGGTGTTCTAAATTTTTGCGCTGCCCTTGCTGCACGTGATAGTGGAAGTGCTCGACAGGCGCTTGACCTACTTCGACTTGCTGGAGAAATCGCCGAAAACAGTGATGCAGATCTTATTGAGCGTGATCACGTCGAAGGAGCGCGAGCACGACTTGAGCAAGAGCG
It includes:
- a CDS encoding orc1/cdc6 family replication initiation protein; translation: MRRFERKQNIFRNKDALGESYQPDQIEERDEEIDEYMDALQPVVDGWEPNNIFLYGNTGVGKTAVTDYLLERLQNDVSEYEDIDLSVISLNCKTLNSSYQVAVELVNKLRPAGGEISSTGYPQQTVFKKLYKEFEAIGGTILLVLDEIDSIGARDELLYELPRARANNNLDTAKVGVIGISNDFKFRDQLDPRVQDTLCERELHFPPYDAPELENILDSRADVAITEDGLEQGVLNFCAALAARDSGSARQALDLLRLAGEIAENSDADLIERDHVEGARARLEQERVEEGMRELTTHGRLALLAVISKTAKGETPCRTRDIYEEYLTLCNSSGTDSLAQRSVHNHLSDLRMLGILSAYENRSGSRGNYYSYELDVPFTSAIEAMSDVLRMDGEIEVIQEIASVNGVS
- a CDS encoding TrkA C-terminal domain-containing protein; the protein is MVALYPILSLLLVFALATLITRIGAIALEMSGLSPDVAQFQAATAFTGAGYTTDEAEAVTETPGRRTIVTQLFRLGSLGLISAIASLVLSFTRSGGDDFLSIVYIVAGSVILFLVARSSWLNSVVTPIIKRILNRRTDLEIRDYAQVLGLRDEYRIAEIDADEGDWITGSPLAELNLPDEGVRVLAIERKDGSYIGAPGSDSEIQPGDTAVFYGQEHRLQELSDRDQSDTQAHEDAVEEHDEYVKEQEPSEG
- a CDS encoding transposase, with amino-acid sequence MVAAALVADATGYNDQPRFFEGEPDGSGDGLDGFVADVTTIAQAQCERWKSYADIETLICHLPIDHLTFATHDSLAPYSGRYPMAVHVRAALLKELNGWDETALHDHLRAHPSLRQKLGFESLPNQSTFWRAWNERFSEQLRDAVQECADTIVRAARACEVSLPDRIETHGPADSDPDSRPKHQLVAAKTDEVWQQAKPFVTDAFALDRGQNWQIHESAFWEQHAYMGMREDMYARSGPASFSLDTTRERIPTGSTHRYQIGKLSVGGIREMLRNTTRMLIARARQNGELGGPVFAAIDVTKGFPFTGDEEGHEDDILGYKDGNDYYQWAVLKIVGMDVPLVLDIVPRERGQSKDEIVEKLLEHTTQMVDIDLVMMDREFDSDPVKETCEEHGLHYLNPTRIFTNSDEAETIEWMYRNGKRFHVTEEKADEGTLTRKQVYLPKRSNSDNEDEDDDLSAVWTEICGEWGFEDVEGEPSEGMSFSRLLADIQREEDIEERKQRAQNGDVDTSETVVFETNHPYVTTRDADGQQMNGKEFIHMIERLIRWYRHRWGIENGFKKQKHFMVRTTSTERDYRFFNFAFACVLYNVWRLVDLLVKIAIDGENRTYKPRVDANQFLTVAKQYHGLDPPD
- a CDS encoding DUF7509 family protein, which gives rise to MREYDGKPMRDVLLERLPVAPYPNFLVYMMGPYTKFELEYVLSEETDSEDVKADLGAFSTADQEFITELENLCSFLRDDPGVNAFIATDPEIPLPENKDDEEPVMNAIAQSKAYAEASNAIAFVLPIAGLRDGVSAEIGAVLESMDLENSDPGPSVKDPRRFRIFAEAGITSTTIYATEDEYSVPIVEYSSKEQLRKELHEFVTDVAILEQNGILPPVQEESNEETS
- a CDS encoding winged helix-turn-helix domain-containing protein — encoded protein: MASTGADTDVEGNTASQLIADVTAELLEETNPQELSDFTDRFKAVAHPLRFAILYRLRDADGMSAKELSNMTGRSGNALHSHLDKLVETNLVTHWKQTDPEKHQPYSYYAISGLGARTIDFAVELVAHEGEAFEEYQ
- a CDS encoding ParA family protein gives rise to the protein MSTGEFEGLPGAAISLLKGGVGKSTIALNIADRLAARGHETVLIDLDKDGHMTTQLGYDDAYDRDTNLGDAVIDGEDPRELLIETEFGVYLLPSNDDLENVETRLKDERFADVKLRRNVVEPLIQNGFDYVIIDAAGGRGKLSDNALIAVQRVIIPLIPRAGSINGLNKMIGRQISPIRENIGLDILAVTPNMIRETMGQHNEHRILVENLNREFGSFVPKYAQIDPDIFDALDDPERSIDEVPKPGIRERTAISRAFKQGLPVSEFDEDCDQIPNFDYLADLVEEHSHD
- a CDS encoding recombinase family protein, whose translation is MQIAAYVRVSTDDQNENRQMRAIRQKYNGEETSNQIEWFCDLGESGASTSRQEYQRLREHVAEYDVVVAHELDRLGRSFADLAGFVEDLREKGIDIDLVNQPIGTVGEDDWMAEMMLNMMMVFADAERKMIRSRVQEGIDAAIADGKRVGRPPFGYTVEDGFLQQIPAEYVRAQTFIREVRKGREKHATAAFFEIPESAVQSVLARAEANYDVPFDNDQWRLERAKVSAGEKDLPPLDGQSEHPPAPTRRPEQ